Proteins encoded together in one Coffea arabica cultivar ET-39 chromosome 2c, Coffea Arabica ET-39 HiFi, whole genome shotgun sequence window:
- the LOC113723863 gene encoding pentatricopeptide repeat-containing protein At4g21170-like: MSLTFFNWAKKNLDFQPDLKSQCKLTHLLVGYGQAELAKPILDSIILDYPLGRIVSCFHKVANFETCSPVLCSVLEGYCRRGLFLEALEVYWKAKKLGTGTVSVYSCNALLSLLQDKNEVRLAWCFYGSMIRNGVSENQFTWSVVARILCKDGKFERICRILDMGICNPSVYSLIIQNYSERGKFDATFDYVAQMHDKKLDPSFSIYSSILDAACKYQDEKVINVVMAVMKDKGYLPKGLILEYDSIIQKVADLGKTYAAGLLFDRACAEKVELLDATYGCMLRALSNDGRMKDASRMYGIVRERKMVVKDSCYYAFVNGLCTQTPSKEIHDLLKDVIGKGFDPCVAQLSEHIKAQCEHCRWKEAEELLILILDKGLLPDADCCCSLVKYYCSRRQIDSAIMLHNKMKMLGGNFDIPSYNTLLNKLFKESRVEEALEVFDYMTMHKIFSTESFAIMIRELCYLKEFRKAMKLHDEMLRLGLKPNGRTYKRLISGFG; this comes from the coding sequence ATGTCCCTCACCTTCTTCAACTGGGCCAAGAAGAATCTTGATTTCCAACCTGACCTCAAAAGCCAGTGCAAGCTGACCCATTTGCTAGTCGGGTATGGACAAGCCGAGCTTGCAAAACCCATCTTGGATTCTATAATCCTAGACTACCCATTAGGCCGAATCGTGAGTTGTTTTCATAAAGTTGCTAACTTTGAGACGTGTTCCCCTGTTTTATGCTCTGTTCTCGAGGGTTATTGCCGTAGGGGATTATTTTTGGAAGCTTTAGAAGTTTATTGGAAAGCTAAAAAATTGGGGACCGGTACGGTTTCAGTTTATAGTTGTAATGCATTGCTAAGTTTGCTGCAAGATAAGAATGAGGTCAGACTGGCTTGGTGTTTTTATGGTTCAATGATTCGAAATGGGGTCTCAGAAAATCAGTTTACCTGGTCTGTTGTTGCCAGGATTCTTTGTAAAGACGGCAAATTTGAGAGAATTTGCAGGATTTTGGATATGGGAATATGTAATCCTTCGGTTTACAGCTTGATAATTCAGAATTACAGTGAGAGAGGGAAGTTTGATGCTACATTTGATTATGTAGCTCAAATGCATGATAAAAAGCTCGATCCAAGCTTTAGTATTTATAGCTCGATTCTTGATGCTGCTTGTAAATATCaagatgagaaagtgattaACGTGGTAATGGCAGTTATGAAAGACAAGGGGTATCTACCAAAAGGTCTTATATTGGAGTACGATTCAATTATCCAAAAGGTTGCTGATTTGGGGAAGACATATGCAGCAGGTTTGCTTTTTGATAGAGCCTGTGCTGAGAAGGTTGAATTGCTCGATGCTACTTATGGATGTATGCTAAGAGCATTGTCCAATGATGGCAGAATGAAGGATGCTAGTAGAATGTATGGTATTGTGcgagagagaaaaatggtggtgaAAGATAGTTGTTACTATGCATTTGTTAATGGTCTTTGCACACAGACACCATCAAAAGAAATTCATGACTTGCTAAAAGATGTGATAGGTAAAGGATTTGATCCTTGTGTAGCACAGCTATCCGAACATATTAAGGCTCAGTGCGAACACTGTAGGTGGAAAGAAGCTGAGGAGCTCTTAATTTTGATTCTAGACAAGGGGCTGCTGCCAGATGCTGACTGTTGTTGCTCTTTAGTCAAGTATTATTGCTCTCGCAGGCAGATTGATTCAGCCATTATGTTGCACAATAAAATGAAGATGTTGGGAGGCAATTTTGATATCCCATCATATAACACACTTCTGAAtaagctcttcaaagaaagtAGGGTGGAAGAAGCCCTTGAGGTATTTGATTACATGACAATGCATAAAATATTCAGCACTGAAAGTTTTGCAATCATGATCAGAGAGCTTTGTTATCTGAAAGAATTCAGGAAagccatgaaattgcatgatgAAATGTTGAGATTGGGTCTTAAGCCTAATGGAAGAACATATAAACGCCTGATCTCTGGCTTTGGATGA
- the LOC113725843 gene encoding thiamine thiazole synthase 2, chloroplastic codes for MATMATTLTSSPKPSFLETKSSFHGSPILSRVQPVKSSPQNFSVTMSASTPQYNFDAFKFQPIQESIVSREMTRRYMTDMITYADTDVVVVGAGSAGLSCAYEISKNPNIRVAIIEQSVSPGGGAWLGGQLFSAMVVRKPAHKFLDELEVEYDEQDNYVVIKHAALFTSTIMSKLLARPNVKLFNAVAAEDLIVKGGRVAGVVTNWALVSMNHDTQSCMDPNVMEAKVVVSSCGHDGPFGATGVKRLKSIGMIDSVPGMKALDMNTAEDAIVRLTREIVPGMIVTGMEVAEIDGAPRMGPTFGAMMISGQKAAHLALRALGQPNALDGTLSEVNTAQPDLILAAAETEEVVDA; via the exons ATGGCAACCATGGCTACAACTCTTACCTCTTCTCCTAAGCCATCATTCTTAGAGACCAAGTCCTCTTTCCATGGCTCCCCTATCCTTTCTCGTGTTCAGCCAGTCAAGTCTAGCCCGCAAAACTTCTCGGTTACAATGTCTGCATCCACTCCACAGTACAACTTTGATGCCTTCAAGTTTCAACCAATTCAAGAATCCATTGTTTCGCGAGAAATGACTAGGAGATACATGACGGACATGATCACCTATGCGGATACTGATGTTGTGGTGGTTGGCGCTGGCTCTGCGGGGCTCTCTTGCGCCTATGAGATCAGCAAGAACCCCAACATCCGTGTCGCGATTATTGAACAATCTGTTAGCCCTGGCGGCGGTGCATGGCTTGGTGGGCAGTTGTTTTCCGCCATGGTTGTGAGGAAACCGGCTCACAAGTTCTTGGATGAGCTTGAGGTCGAATATGATGAGCAAGATAACTATGTGGTTATCAAGCACGCGGCTTTGTTCACCTCCACTATCATGAGCAAGCTCTTGGCTCGGCCTAATGTGAAGTTGTTCAATGCTGTTGCTGCTGAGGATTTGATTGTGAAGGGTGGAAGAGTGGCTGGAGTTGTGACCAACTGGGCTTTGGTTTCGATGAACCATGACACACAATCTTGCATGGATCCTAATGTCATGGAGGCTAAAGTGGTGGTCAGCTCTTGTGGTCATGACGGACCTTTTGGAGCCACTGGGGTTAAGAGGCTCAAGAGCATTGGAATGATTGACAGTGTTCCGGGGATGaaggctcttgacatgaatacTGCAGAGGATGCCATTGTCAGGCTTACTAGGGAGATCGTTCCGGGGATGATTGTCACTGGCATGGAAGTTGCAGAGATTGACGGAGCCCCAAGAATG GGTCCAACATTTGGGGCAATGATGATATCTGGGCAAAAGGCGGCACATTTGGCATTGAGGGCATTGGGACAGCCAAATGCTCTAGATGGAACTCTAAGCGAAGTCAATACTGCTCAACCAGACCTAATCCTTGCAGCTGCAGAGACTGAAGAGGTTGTTGATGCTTAA
- the LOC140035020 gene encoding probable xyloglucan endotransglucosylase/hydrolase protein 8, translating to MERRRASSMANRFLIAAVLFVLSCSSIQETAAQTSSFDDNFSKTCPETHFTASADGQTWYLSLDKESGCGFQTKERYRFGWFSMKLKLVSGDSAGVVTAYYMCSDCTHLGAGPERDEIDFEFLGNRTGQPYLIQTNVYKNGTGNREMRHVLWFDPAKDYHSYSILWNPLQLVFYVDRVPIRVYRNANYTNNFFPIDKPMNLISSIWNADDWATRGGLEKTNWTLAPFVSSYKDFSVDACKWEDPYPACVSTTTAHWWDQYPAWHLSDSEKLDYAWVQRNLVIYDYCKDTERFPKVPEECWISPWA from the exons ATGGAGAGAAGAAGGGCTTCTTCAATGGCCAATCGTTTCCTCATTGCAGCTGTATTATTTGTTCTTTCTTGTTCATCAATTCAAGAAACAGCGGCACAAACATCATCATTTGATGATAATTTCAGTAAAACTTGCCCTGAAACACATTTCACTGCCTCTGCTGACGGACAGACATGGTACCTCTCCTTGGACAAAGAATCAG GCTGCGGATTCCAGACAAAAGAAAGGTACAGATTTGGATGGTTTAGCATGAAGCTCAAACTGGTCAGTGGTGATTCTGCTGGAGTTGTTACAGCTTATTAT ATGTGTTCGGATTGCACACACCTCGGAGCAGGGCCTGAAAGGGATGAGATAGACTTTGAGTTCCTGGGGAACAGAACAGGGCAGCCTTATCTTATACAGACCAACGTTTACAAGAATGGGACTGGTAATCGTGAAATGAGGCACGTTTTGTGGTTTGACCCCGCCAAGGACTATCACAGCTATTCCATTCTATGGAACCCGCTGCAGCTTGT GTTCTACGTTGATAGAGTTCCAATAAGGGTGTACAGGAATGCAAATTATACAAACAACTTCTTCCCCATAGACAAGCCAATGAACTTGATTTCAAGCATATGGAATGCTGATGACTGGGCAACCAGAGGTGGTCTGGAGAAGACAAACTGGACGCTTGCACCATTTGTATCATCTTATAAAGACTTCAGTGTCGATGCCTGCAAATGGGAAGACCCTTACCCAGCCTGTGTCTCCACCACCACAGCACACTGGTGGGATCAGTATCCTGCTTGGCATCTCTCAGACAGCGAAAAGTTGGACTATGCTTGGGTTCAGAGAAATCTTGTTATTTATGACTATTGCAAGGACACCGAAAGATTCCCTAAAGTACCTGAGGAGTGCTGGATAAGTCCCTGGGCCTGA
- the LOC113725845 gene encoding uncharacterized protein, translating into MVCEKCEKKLSKVIVPDKWKEGAHNTTEGGGRKINENKLLSKKHRWTPYGTNSATTKCIICKQQVHQDAKYCHTCAYSKGVCAMCGKQVLDTKFYKQSNV; encoded by the exons ATGGTCTGCGAAAAGT GTGAGAAAAAGCTGTCGAAGGTGATAGTGCCGGACAAGTGGAAGGAGGGAGCCCACAATACCACCGAAGGAGGCGGCCGGAAGATTAACGAGAACAAGCTCCTCTCCAAGAAACACCG ATGGACGCCTTATGGAACAAATAGTGCAACAacgaaatgcattatttgcaAGCAGCAGGTGCATCAAGACGCTAAGTACTGTCATACCTGTGCCTACAGTAAAG GAGTATGTGCAATGTGCGGGAAACAAGTGCTGGACACAAAGTTTTACAAGCAAAGCAATGTATAG
- the LOC113725847 gene encoding transcription factor CPC-like produces the protein MAEAEHSSDETCTHNLPEKKSGDSKVEFSEEEEDLIIRMFNLVGERWSLIAGRIPGRSAEEIEKYWNSRHPTSQCSRNN, from the exons ATGGCTGAAGCTGAACACTCTTCCGATGAAACTTGTACTCATAACTTACCAG AGAAAAAGAGCGGAGACTCCAAGGTTGAATTCtctgaggaagaagaagacttgATAATTAGGATGTTCAACTTGGTTGGCGAGAG GTGGTCTCTAATAGCAGGGAGGATACCTGGAAGATCAGCAGAAGAAATTGAGAAATACTGGAATTCTCGACATCCAACTAGTCAATGTAGTCGCAATAATTAG
- the LOC113725848 gene encoding protein translation factor SUI1 homolog 1, with the protein MSELDIQIPTTFDPFADANADNSSAGSKEYVHIRIQQRNGRKSLTTVQGLKKEFSYNKILKDLKKDFCCNGTVVQDPELGQVIQLQGDQRKNVSTFLIQAGIVKKENIKLHGF; encoded by the exons ATGTCTGAGCTCGACATCCAGATTCCTACCACCTTTG ATCCTTTCGCTGATGCAAATGCTGATAACTCAAGTGCGGGGTCAAAAGAGTATGTGCATATCCGCATACAGCAGCGCAATGGTAGAAAAAGCCTGACTACAGTCCAGGGTTTGAAGAAGGAGTTTAGTTATAACAAAATACTCAAGGACCTAAAGAAGGATTTTTGCTGCAATGGTACTGTTGTCCAGGATCCAGAACTTGGCCAG GTCATCCAACTTCAAGGTGATCAGCGGAAGAATGTATCTACATTTCTTATTCAG GCTGGCATTGTGAAGAAGGAAAACATCAAGCTTCATGGTTTCTAA
- the LOC113725849 gene encoding tyrosyl-DNA phosphodiesterase 1 isoform X2, whose translation MSISNSPRVGFLQPLNNNLEEEVGQEESSIPKILLSKGLNVVGRNCIPVTDKRLSRKHLSINVASDGSSEVSVEGTNPVVLRTKGERKKLLSGEKWKIEDGDIIELIPGHYFFKYVASGGEQNEKLMSNKQKRCWDEESSYSKDRVRNKKRINGESELEPLAEQSKKKRFENDGKETDKSSEGVHQFNVPNSKLPSTFQLLRVQGLPAWANTNTVSINDVIQGNVILAILSNYMVDIDWLLSACPLLKKVPNVLVIHGESDGILEYMKRKKPASWILHKPPLPISFGTHHSKAMLLVYPQGVRVVVHTANLIHVDWNNKSQGLWMQDFPWKANNGASKGCGFESDLIDYLTMLKWPEFNVDLPALGSYSIKPSFFKKFDYTSAVVRLIASVPGYHSGSNLKKWGHMKLRTVLQECTFSEEFQKSPLVYQFSSLGSLDEKWMLEFASSMSAGVTRDKKPLGVGEPLIIWPTVEDVRNSLEGYAAGNAIPSPLKNVEKAFLKKYWAKWKANHSGRCRAMPHIKTFTRYNGQNLAWFLLTSANLSKAAWGALQKGNSQLMIRSYEDNGGLQKSSETKRMKLVTLNWQGDQTEVIQLPVPYELPPKPYSREDVPWSWDRHYAEKDVYGQVWPRQVKLYACQDS comes from the exons ATGAGTATATCCAACTCTCCTCGG GTGGGATTTCTGCAGCCATTGAACAATAACTTAGAAGAGGAAGTAGGGCAAGAAGAGAGCTCAATTCCCAAAATATTACTATCTAAAGGGCTCAATGTTGTTGGCCGGAATTGCATTCCAGTCACCGATAAACGCCTCAGCCGGAAGCATCTCAGCATTAATGTTGCCTCCGATGGCTCTAGCGAAGTCTCTGTG GAAGGAACAAACCCTGTTGTTCTAAGAACTAAGGGTGAAAGGAAGAAGCTTTTATCTGGAGAGAAATGGAAAATTGAGGATGGTGATATCATAGAGTTGATACCTGGCCACTACTTTTTTAAGTATGTAGCTTCTGGTGGTGAGCAAAATGAAAAGTTAATGAGTAATAAGCAGAAAAGGTGTTGGGATGAAGAAAGTAGTTATAGCAAAGACAGGGTTCGTAATAAGAAGAGAATCAACGGTGAATCTGAATTGGAACCTCTGGCTGAACAATCAAAAAAG AAACGGTTTGAGAATGATGGCAAGGAAACAGATAAATCTTCGGAGGGTGTTCATCAATTTAATGTTCCTAATTCTAAGTTACCGTCAACTTTTCAATTATTACGGGTGCAAGGGCTGCCAGCATGGGCTAATACTAACACGGTCTCAATCAATGACGTGATTCAG GGAAATGTTATTCTTGCTATACTTTCTAATTACATGGTGGACATCGATTGGCTACTTTCTG CATGTCCTCTGCTTAAAAAAGTGCCTAATGTTTTGGTCATCCATGGAGAGAGTGATGGCATACTGGAGTACATGAAG AGAAAAAAGCCTGCAAGTTGGATCCTTCACAAACCTCCATTACCAATTTCATTTGGAACACATCATTCCAAAGCTATGCTTCTTGTCTATCCTCAAGGAGTAAGGGTTGTTGTGCATACGGCAAATTTGATACACGTTGATTGGAATAACAAGAGCCAAGGCCTGTGGATGCAAGATTTTCCGTGGAAGGCTAATAACGGTGCAAGCAAAGGATGTGGTTTTGAAAGCGATTTAATTGATTATCTGACCATGTTAAAG TGGCCAGAATTCAATGTTGATTTACCCGCTCTTGGCAGTTACAGTATTAAGCCTTCATTCTTCAAAAAGTTTGATTACACCAGTGCAGTG GTTAGGCTAATTGCATCAGTCCCTGGATATCATTCAGGTTCCAATTTAAAAAAGTGGGGACATATGAAGTTACGTACTGTGCTTCAGGAGTGTACTTTCAGTGAGGAGTTCCAAAAATCTCCTCTTGTTTACCAG TTTTCTTCCCTAGGTTCTTTGGATGAGAAGTGGATGTTGGAATTTGCATCATCTATGAGTGCTGGAGTTACAAGAGATAAAAAGCCCCTTGGGGTAGGGGAGCCATTAATAATATGGCCAACAGTGGAAGATGTCAGAAATTCTTTAGAG GGATATGCAGCTGGAAATGCCATTCCAAGTCCACTAAAGAATGTGGAGAAAGCATTTCTGAAAAAATATTGGGCAAAATGGAAGGCTAACCATAGTGGTCGCTG TCGTGCAATGCCTCACATAAAGACATTCACGCGGTATAATGGCCAAAATCTTGC GTGGTTCTTGCTCACTTCAGCCAACCTCAGCAAAGCTGCCTGGGGGGCTCTTCAGAAAGGCAATTCCCAGCTGATGATCCGTTCCTATGAG GATAATGGTGGACTGCAGAAGAGTTCTGAAACGAAGAGAATGAAGCTGGTGACTCTAAATTGGCAAGGAGACCAAACTGAAGTGATACAGTTGCCTGTTCCTTATGAGCTTCCACCAAAACCCTATTCCCGGGAAG ATGTTCCTTGGTCTTGGGATCGTCATTATGCAGAGAAGGATGTTTATGGTCAAGTATGGCCTAGACAAGTAAAGTTGTATGCCTGCCAAGATTCCTAG
- the LOC113725849 gene encoding tyrosyl-DNA phosphodiesterase 1 isoform X1 yields the protein MSISNSPRVGFLQPLNNNLEEEVGQEESSIPKILLSKGLNVVGRNCIPVTDKRLSRKHLSINVASDGSSEVSVEGTNPVVLRTKGERKKLLSGEKWKIEDGDIIELIPGHYFFKYVASGGEQNEKLMSNKQKRCWDEESSYSKDRVRNKKRINGESELEPLAEQSKKKRFENDGKETDKSSEGVHQFNVPNSKLPSTFQLLRVQGLPAWANTNTVSINDVIQGNVILAILSNYMVDIDWLLSACPLLKKVPNVLVIHGESDGILEYMKRKKPASWILHKPPLPISFGTHHSKAMLLVYPQGVRVVVHTANLIHVDWNNKSQGLWMQDFPWKANNGASKGCGFESDLIDYLTMLKWPEFNVDLPALGSYSIKPSFFKKFDYTSAVVRLIASVPGYHSGSNLKKWGHMKLRTVLQECTFSEEFQKSPLVYQFSSLGSLDEKWMLEFASSMSAGVTRDKKPLGVGEPLIIWPTVEDVRNSLEGYAAGNAIPSPLKNVEKAFLKKYWAKWKANHSGRCRAMPHIKTFTRYNGQNLAWFLLTSANLSKAAWGALQKGNSQLMIRSYELGVLFLPSSIKPGCGFSCTDIAKSSDDNGGLQKSSETKRMKLVTLNWQGDQTEVIQLPVPYELPPKPYSREDVPWSWDRHYAEKDVYGQVWPRQVKLYACQDS from the exons ATGAGTATATCCAACTCTCCTCGG GTGGGATTTCTGCAGCCATTGAACAATAACTTAGAAGAGGAAGTAGGGCAAGAAGAGAGCTCAATTCCCAAAATATTACTATCTAAAGGGCTCAATGTTGTTGGCCGGAATTGCATTCCAGTCACCGATAAACGCCTCAGCCGGAAGCATCTCAGCATTAATGTTGCCTCCGATGGCTCTAGCGAAGTCTCTGTG GAAGGAACAAACCCTGTTGTTCTAAGAACTAAGGGTGAAAGGAAGAAGCTTTTATCTGGAGAGAAATGGAAAATTGAGGATGGTGATATCATAGAGTTGATACCTGGCCACTACTTTTTTAAGTATGTAGCTTCTGGTGGTGAGCAAAATGAAAAGTTAATGAGTAATAAGCAGAAAAGGTGTTGGGATGAAGAAAGTAGTTATAGCAAAGACAGGGTTCGTAATAAGAAGAGAATCAACGGTGAATCTGAATTGGAACCTCTGGCTGAACAATCAAAAAAG AAACGGTTTGAGAATGATGGCAAGGAAACAGATAAATCTTCGGAGGGTGTTCATCAATTTAATGTTCCTAATTCTAAGTTACCGTCAACTTTTCAATTATTACGGGTGCAAGGGCTGCCAGCATGGGCTAATACTAACACGGTCTCAATCAATGACGTGATTCAG GGAAATGTTATTCTTGCTATACTTTCTAATTACATGGTGGACATCGATTGGCTACTTTCTG CATGTCCTCTGCTTAAAAAAGTGCCTAATGTTTTGGTCATCCATGGAGAGAGTGATGGCATACTGGAGTACATGAAG AGAAAAAAGCCTGCAAGTTGGATCCTTCACAAACCTCCATTACCAATTTCATTTGGAACACATCATTCCAAAGCTATGCTTCTTGTCTATCCTCAAGGAGTAAGGGTTGTTGTGCATACGGCAAATTTGATACACGTTGATTGGAATAACAAGAGCCAAGGCCTGTGGATGCAAGATTTTCCGTGGAAGGCTAATAACGGTGCAAGCAAAGGATGTGGTTTTGAAAGCGATTTAATTGATTATCTGACCATGTTAAAG TGGCCAGAATTCAATGTTGATTTACCCGCTCTTGGCAGTTACAGTATTAAGCCTTCATTCTTCAAAAAGTTTGATTACACCAGTGCAGTG GTTAGGCTAATTGCATCAGTCCCTGGATATCATTCAGGTTCCAATTTAAAAAAGTGGGGACATATGAAGTTACGTACTGTGCTTCAGGAGTGTACTTTCAGTGAGGAGTTCCAAAAATCTCCTCTTGTTTACCAG TTTTCTTCCCTAGGTTCTTTGGATGAGAAGTGGATGTTGGAATTTGCATCATCTATGAGTGCTGGAGTTACAAGAGATAAAAAGCCCCTTGGGGTAGGGGAGCCATTAATAATATGGCCAACAGTGGAAGATGTCAGAAATTCTTTAGAG GGATATGCAGCTGGAAATGCCATTCCAAGTCCACTAAAGAATGTGGAGAAAGCATTTCTGAAAAAATATTGGGCAAAATGGAAGGCTAACCATAGTGGTCGCTG TCGTGCAATGCCTCACATAAAGACATTCACGCGGTATAATGGCCAAAATCTTGC GTGGTTCTTGCTCACTTCAGCCAACCTCAGCAAAGCTGCCTGGGGGGCTCTTCAGAAAGGCAATTCCCAGCTGATGATCCGTTCCTATGAG CTTGGAGTGCTCTTTTTGCCTTCTTCCATTAAACCCGGTTGTGGATTTTCTTGTACAGATATTGCGAAGTCCTCTGAT GATAATGGTGGACTGCAGAAGAGTTCTGAAACGAAGAGAATGAAGCTGGTGACTCTAAATTGGCAAGGAGACCAAACTGAAGTGATACAGTTGCCTGTTCCTTATGAGCTTCCACCAAAACCCTATTCCCGGGAAG ATGTTCCTTGGTCTTGGGATCGTCATTATGCAGAGAAGGATGTTTATGGTCAAGTATGGCCTAGACAAGTAAAGTTGTATGCCTGCCAAGATTCCTAG
- the LOC113725850 gene encoding chaperone protein dnaJ 50-like isoform X2 has translation MAPAATAPISRCVLIVILIFSLLIQPSISIYCDEDDCYDLLGVPQNANASEIKKAYYRLSLKHHPDKNPDPESRKIFVKIANAYEILKDEATREQYDYAIAHPEEDPRAVIVGLLLVLSAFQYLNQWTRYKQAVDMVKRTPAFKNKLKALELERTGGMTIRKKNNKQINKKMEEDLSNELELQIKGAEKPSVWGLLGIRFILLPYTIGKLLLWHGCWFWRYNVKRSPYSWEDASYLTQRSLGVLPDSWTFIDESTKEDLVQRRLWEKSNLQSYLAEMRKESKRRR, from the exons ATGGCGCCAGCGGCAACAGCTCCGATCAGCCGCTGCGTGCTCATCGTAATTCTCATATTCTCCCTGCTGATCCAGCCGTCGATCTCCATATACTGCGACGAGGACGACTGCTACGATCTCCTCGG GGTTCCTCAAAATGCCAATGCCTCCGAAATAAAGAAGGCTTACTATAGGCTCTCACTCAAACA TCATCCGGATAAAAATCCTGATCCGGAATCAAggaaaatttttgtgaaaatagcAAATGCGTATGAG attttgaaagatgAAGCAACAAGGGAACAGTATGATTATGCAATTGCACATCCAGAGgag GATCCTCGTGCTGTCATTGTGGGTCTTCTATTGGTGCTTTCTGCATTTCAATATCTAAACCAGTGGACAAGGTATAAGCAG GCTGTTGACATGGTCAAGAGAACACCAGCTTTCAAAAATAAGCTGAAGGCTTTGGAACTTGAACGCACAGGTGGAATGACAATTAGAAAGAAGAATAACaagcaaataaacaa GAAAATGGAAGAAGACCTCAGCAACGAGCTTGAACTGCAGATTAAAGGGGCTGAAAAGCCATCTGTCTGGGGACTTCTTGGCATTCGTTTCATTCTTCTTCCATATACTATTGGGAAA CTGCTGTTGTGGCATGGATGTTGGTTTTGGAGGTACAACGTCAAACGATCTCCTTATTCATGGGAAGATGCCTCCTATTTGACACAAAGATCCTTGGGCGTGCTGCCTGATTCATGGACATTCATTG ATGAATCAACAAAGGAAGATCTTGTACAGCGACGTCTATGGGAGAAATCCAATTTGCAAAGCTACCTTGCTGAGATGCGGAAAGAATCAAAGCGCAGAAGATGA
- the LOC113725850 gene encoding chaperone protein dnaJ 50-like isoform X1, producing MAPAATAPISRCVLIVILIFSLLIQPSISIYCDEDDCYDLLGVPQNANASEIKKAYYRLSLKHHPDKNPDPESRKIFVKIANAYEILKDEATREQYDYAIAHPEEVFYNTARYYRAYYGHKTDPRAVIVGLLLVLSAFQYLNQWTRYKQAVDMVKRTPAFKNKLKALELERTGGMTIRKKNNKQINKKMEEDLSNELELQIKGAEKPSVWGLLGIRFILLPYTIGKLLLWHGCWFWRYNVKRSPYSWEDASYLTQRSLGVLPDSWTFIDESTKEDLVQRRLWEKSNLQSYLAEMRKESKRRR from the exons ATGGCGCCAGCGGCAACAGCTCCGATCAGCCGCTGCGTGCTCATCGTAATTCTCATATTCTCCCTGCTGATCCAGCCGTCGATCTCCATATACTGCGACGAGGACGACTGCTACGATCTCCTCGG GGTTCCTCAAAATGCCAATGCCTCCGAAATAAAGAAGGCTTACTATAGGCTCTCACTCAAACA TCATCCGGATAAAAATCCTGATCCGGAATCAAggaaaatttttgtgaaaatagcAAATGCGTATGAG attttgaaagatgAAGCAACAAGGGAACAGTATGATTATGCAATTGCACATCCAGAGgag GTCTTTTATAATACAGCTAGGTACTACCGGGCTTATTACGGTCACAAAACA GATCCTCGTGCTGTCATTGTGGGTCTTCTATTGGTGCTTTCTGCATTTCAATATCTAAACCAGTGGACAAGGTATAAGCAG GCTGTTGACATGGTCAAGAGAACACCAGCTTTCAAAAATAAGCTGAAGGCTTTGGAACTTGAACGCACAGGTGGAATGACAATTAGAAAGAAGAATAACaagcaaataaacaa GAAAATGGAAGAAGACCTCAGCAACGAGCTTGAACTGCAGATTAAAGGGGCTGAAAAGCCATCTGTCTGGGGACTTCTTGGCATTCGTTTCATTCTTCTTCCATATACTATTGGGAAA CTGCTGTTGTGGCATGGATGTTGGTTTTGGAGGTACAACGTCAAACGATCTCCTTATTCATGGGAAGATGCCTCCTATTTGACACAAAGATCCTTGGGCGTGCTGCCTGATTCATGGACATTCATTG ATGAATCAACAAAGGAAGATCTTGTACAGCGACGTCTATGGGAGAAATCCAATTTGCAAAGCTACCTTGCTGAGATGCGGAAAGAATCAAAGCGCAGAAGATGA